The following proteins are encoded in a genomic region of Syntrophotaleaceae bacterium:
- the rdgC gene encoding recombination-associated protein RdgC yields MGLLANTVSCCQFQVVGTLPEGHAGEWAAECLSKRAFQTIEHSAEELSLGWVELDDFQSAAFADPRTFCRDRFLTFTLRRDRRRVPAGLFKAHMERAEQEFLAANPGLQRVPKPRREELREAVRGALLAKTLPVPATYDTVWDTENGVLTLATLNSQVIEQFEDLFKVTFEGLKLVAVHPFARARKVVDGNLSEALAAANRASNDTVLDLIQDNRWLGWDFLRWLVDQTMNESCRYRVSRPGPANEGEEFVAYINDRLVLEGEDEEGRQKVTVAGPQNRFDEVMAALENGKNICEATLYLEQDENLWKLTLKGELFQFGSFKAPSVKLEKDDMVDPDSERQALFFERMYLVETGLQLFDSLLAAFLRQHLENR; encoded by the coding sequence ATGGGCCTTCTCGCCAATACCGTCAGTTGCTGTCAATTCCAGGTCGTCGGCACCCTTCCCGAGGGGCATGCCGGGGAATGGGCCGCCGAATGCCTCAGCAAACGGGCTTTCCAGACCATCGAACACTCCGCCGAAGAGCTTTCCCTGGGCTGGGTGGAGCTGGATGACTTTCAATCCGCCGCCTTCGCCGACCCCCGCACCTTCTGCCGCGACCGGTTTCTCACCTTTACTCTGCGTCGCGACCGGCGCCGGGTGCCAGCCGGGCTGTTCAAGGCCCATATGGAGCGGGCCGAACAGGAATTTCTCGCCGCCAACCCCGGCCTGCAGCGGGTCCCCAAACCCCGCCGGGAGGAACTGCGGGAGGCTGTCCGCGGCGCGCTGCTGGCCAAGACCCTGCCGGTTCCGGCCACCTATGATACCGTCTGGGACACGGAAAACGGCGTGCTGACTCTGGCAACCCTCAACAGTCAGGTGATCGAGCAGTTCGAGGACCTGTTCAAGGTCACCTTCGAGGGCTTGAAACTGGTCGCCGTGCACCCCTTTGCCCGAGCCCGGAAGGTGGTGGACGGAAATCTGAGCGAGGCCCTCGCAGCCGCCAACCGCGCCAGCAACGACACTGTGCTCGACCTGATCCAGGACAACCGCTGGCTGGGTTGGGACTTTCTGCGCTGGCTGGTCGACCAGACCATGAACGAAAGCTGCCGCTACCGCGTCAGCCGCCCCGGGCCGGCCAATGAAGGGGAAGAATTCGTCGCCTACATCAATGACCGGCTGGTACTGGAAGGGGAAGACGAGGAAGGACGGCAGAAGGTCACCGTGGCCGGGCCGCAGAACCGCTTCGATGAGGTGATGGCCGCGCTGGAAAACGGCAAGAACATCTGCGAGGCGACCCTTTATCTGGAACAGGACGAAAACCTTTGGAAACTGACCCTGAAGGGGGAGCTTTTCCAGTTCGGTTCCTTCAAGGCGCCGTCGGTCAAGCTGGAAAAGGACGACATGGTCGACCCGGACAGCGAGCGCCAAGCCCTGTTTTTTGAACGGATGTACCTGGTGGAAACCGGCTTGCAGCTCTTCGACAGCCTGCTGGCCGCCTTCCTGCGCCAGCATCTGGAGAACCGCTGA
- a CDS encoding methylmalonyl-CoA mutase family protein, producing MTNRPFRILTAVAAFDGHDASILALNSALLVAERPVEVIYLGYNMSSEKIAMAALQEGVDAVAVSSYNGGHMEFFPYLLKRLRDLGLPEVPVFGGGGGTILEEEAAALEAEGIARIYRPGWPLDTIVADLLDRLDQAALRRPCLDSSGRDWIPSFPVDLTRLLSLVEHQRDMLASLSWKGVDGGNTRVVAIAGDGGSGKSTLIDELTHRFLTHLPDKRIAILANDPTTSNGRTASALLADRVRMNHIYDPRVWLRSVATGSPYAPLSPALPQLLAVLRGGGFDLIVVETPGTGQTGLDLTALRADLLLYVKTREYGGGLQLQKDQLLRDADMVVLNKADLEGSEAAYGDLRALLEGRRGEATLFPVTAKTARDPGLDRLFAALCRNLDWPEPDEKKAEDIFSYAKQNVLVPHRRRAYLAEIAERVRAYDRWTAEQLRLVRENPAASSLLDPASARLLEEWPERWRELSAPALDRLHVDPVLETPNGLRLPRVALPDPADRAETLRFLLEEGLPGQFPFATGIYPYRTLSAGQTTRQFAGLRGPEDTNRRLHLLAQGVARPRLSIAFDGITLYGADSDADPGSIGKIGEGGVAIDTWEDMKLVLKDFRIPDISTSMTINGPAPIILAMYFVAAQESELERVEREQGIRLSEEERKELCRQTVQELRGTVQADILKEVQAQNESIFQPDFAIKLLGDVQDWFIAHGVDKFYSLSISGYHIGEAGATPVQELAFTLANGFTYIENFRARGMAVNDFAPNLSFFFKVSHEAEWLAYGAVCRKIWAIALRDLYQADERSQKLKFHTQTSGRALQAEEWSTLNPIRLTYHALLGLLANTNSLHVDSADEPMTTPGEKWVRQATLIPNYLLEEAEGFVIQNLLSGSYAFRALMREVQKRVLEEFDRIDQLGGVGPATERGYQRRCIAESSARYEQQRRRSNRQQEPPRRRIIGYNAYELPEGHPAKYPPVVEVIRPGAEDWERQLFRVRDFKNRHETDAPLYLARLKQVAAEGANVFGELLETVRHATLGQITAALAEVGGHFRKMV from the coding sequence ATGACCAACCGACCTTTCAGGATTCTGACAGCCGTAGCGGCCTTCGACGGCCATGACGCTTCGATACTGGCCCTGAATTCCGCACTGCTGGTCGCGGAGAGACCGGTTGAGGTGATCTACCTCGGCTATAACATGAGCAGCGAAAAGATTGCCATGGCCGCCCTGCAGGAGGGTGTGGACGCGGTGGCGGTCAGCTCCTACAACGGCGGACATATGGAATTTTTTCCTTACCTGCTGAAACGCCTGAGGGATTTGGGATTACCGGAAGTACCGGTCTTCGGAGGCGGCGGGGGCACGATTCTGGAGGAGGAAGCCGCCGCCCTCGAAGCCGAGGGAATCGCCCGCATTTACCGACCGGGCTGGCCGCTTGATACCATTGTCGCCGATCTCCTCGATCGACTCGACCAAGCCGCCCTGCGACGTCCCTGCTTAGATTCATCCGGCCGGGATTGGATCCCTTCCTTTCCTGTCGACCTCACTCGTTTACTCAGCCTGGTGGAACACCAGCGGGACATGCTTGCCTCCCTGAGCTGGAAAGGAGTCGACGGGGGAAATACCCGGGTTGTCGCTATTGCCGGCGACGGCGGCAGCGGCAAGAGCACCCTGATCGACGAGCTGACGCACCGTTTCCTCACCCATCTGCCGGACAAGCGGATCGCCATCCTTGCCAACGATCCCACCACCAGCAACGGCCGCACCGCCAGCGCCCTGCTCGCCGACCGGGTGCGGATGAATCATATCTACGACCCGCGGGTCTGGCTCCGCAGTGTCGCCACCGGCAGCCCCTACGCCCCCCTCAGCCCGGCCCTGCCCCAACTGCTCGCCGTACTGCGCGGCGGCGGTTTCGACCTGATCGTGGTGGAAACGCCTGGCACCGGCCAGACCGGGCTCGACCTGACCGCCCTGAGGGCCGACCTGCTGCTCTACGTGAAAACCCGGGAGTATGGCGGCGGCCTGCAGCTGCAAAAAGATCAGTTGCTGCGCGACGCCGATATGGTGGTGCTGAACAAGGCCGACCTGGAAGGAAGCGAGGCCGCCTATGGCGACCTCCGCGCCCTGCTGGAGGGCCGACGCGGGGAGGCGACGCTGTTCCCGGTAACCGCCAAGACGGCCCGTGATCCCGGCCTCGACCGGTTGTTCGCAGCGCTCTGCCGAAACCTGGACTGGCCGGAACCGGATGAGAAGAAAGCCGAGGATATTTTCTCCTATGCCAAGCAGAACGTGCTGGTGCCCCACCGACGGCGGGCCTATCTGGCGGAGATTGCAGAGCGGGTTCGGGCCTACGACCGTTGGACAGCCGAGCAGTTGCGTCTTGTGCGGGAGAACCCGGCCGCGTCGTCCCTTCTCGACCCGGCCAGCGCCAGACTTCTGGAGGAATGGCCCGAGCGATGGCGGGAGCTGTCCGCTCCGGCCCTCGACAGACTGCATGTGGATCCGGTGCTGGAAACCCCCAATGGTCTCCGCCTGCCGCGGGTGGCCCTGCCCGATCCCGCCGACAGGGCCGAAACCCTTCGGTTTCTTCTTGAAGAAGGGCTGCCCGGCCAGTTCCCCTTCGCCACCGGCATCTATCCTTACCGCACCCTTTCGGCCGGTCAGACCACCCGCCAGTTCGCGGGCCTGCGCGGACCGGAGGATACCAACCGCCGTTTGCACCTGCTCGCGCAGGGGGTGGCCCGCCCGCGCCTGTCTATCGCCTTCGATGGCATCACCCTCTACGGCGCCGACAGCGACGCCGACCCGGGCAGCATCGGCAAGATCGGCGAAGGCGGGGTGGCCATCGACACCTGGGAGGACATGAAGCTGGTGCTGAAAGATTTCCGCATCCCGGACATCAGCACCTCCATGACCATCAACGGCCCGGCGCCGATCATCCTCGCCATGTATTTCGTCGCCGCACAGGAGAGCGAATTGGAGCGGGTCGAGCGGGAGCAGGGAATCCGGTTGAGCGAGGAGGAGAGGAAGGAGCTCTGCCGGCAGACCGTGCAGGAGTTGCGGGGAACGGTGCAGGCCGACATCCTCAAGGAGGTGCAGGCCCAGAACGAAAGCATTTTTCAGCCCGACTTCGCCATAAAACTGCTCGGTGACGTGCAGGATTGGTTCATCGCCCATGGCGTGGACAAATTCTATTCGCTGAGCATCTCCGGTTATCATATCGGCGAGGCCGGCGCCACCCCGGTCCAAGAACTGGCCTTCACCCTCGCCAACGGCTTCACCTACATCGAAAATTTCCGCGCCCGGGGGATGGCGGTGAACGATTTCGCCCCCAACCTCTCCTTCTTCTTCAAGGTGTCCCACGAGGCCGAGTGGCTTGCCTACGGGGCCGTCTGCCGAAAGATCTGGGCCATCGCCCTGCGCGACCTCTACCAGGCTGACGAGCGCTCCCAGAAACTCAAGTTCCACACCCAGACCTCGGGACGGGCCCTGCAGGCCGAGGAATGGAGCACCCTCAATCCAATTCGCCTGACCTACCACGCCCTGTTGGGTCTGCTGGCCAACACCAACTCCCTGCACGTCGATTCCGCTGACGAACCGATGACCACCCCCGGAGAAAAATGGGTTCGTCAGGCGACCCTGATTCCCAACTACCTGCTGGAGGAAGCCGAAGGCTTCGTCATTCAGAATCTGCTGTCCGGCTCCTACGCCTTCCGCGCCCTGATGCGGGAGGTGCAGAAGCGGGTTCTCGAGGAATTCGACCGGATCGACCAGCTCGGTGGAGTCGGGCCCGCCACGGAAAGAGGCTATCAGCGCCGCTGCATCGCCGAAAGCAGCGCCCGCTACGAGCAGCAGCGGCGCCGAAGCAACAGACAACAGGAGCCGCCGCGGCGCCGGATCATCGGGTACAACGCCTATGAGCTGCCCGAAGGCCACCCGGCCAAGTATCCGCCCGTGGTCGAAGTCATCCGCCCCGGAGCGGAAGACTGGGAGCGGCAGCTCTTCCGGGTGCGGGACTTCAAGAATCGGCACGAGACAGATGCTCCACTCTATCTGGCTCGCCTGAAGCAGGTGGCGGCGGAAGGCGCCAACGTGTTCGGAGAACTGCTGGAGACGGTGCGCCACGCCACGCTAGGCCAGATCACGGCGGCCCTGGCCGAGGTGGGAGGGCATTTTCGGAAGATGGTGTAA
- a CDS encoding GPMC system transcriptional regulator: protein MDPFINAQLSLLSAKINGYGKESLDDILHVLAKAVHLVTGRNMCRVYLEDLTSGSLACAMATGRQAAAIREQSFPINNVDYPVSLVYHTHEEQQFGNMSELENPLVRHIAAQFHTLSSYQLPLIHRGRAVGVLCVDSSRPEQLVDPAQCRQLRSFVDGIAPAVDQARLYHQQMVLARRVDEGKKKEAAYYMVQSAVKLIDKLALAAVLVPCPLGTENGEEGLQILASYSNVLEDKQAYENQKLINLGPGQSLLSRYINSAGVIIDETLLDPLYFPTLSSEFLQKRYLTEQLGLKSLYVVPRYDPRTRRVICLVNYYTRGTHNFSEFEKGLLEAHAEMAQRIIQEIGDEHMEIQVLSEINDLLQEKFESLPTFLNSVLSKATELIGADTGSIALVRRKPTESWLVVEEPDGKLVGAKSKQRLKKHIPPLQVGGRDLPPEKRSLTGFVAYSGRPYVVADTIEEKRSGGFYREITNIIRSEIGVPVICDDQVIAVICLDSLRPHFFTDEHKRILQIISRMIARHIADMQQIEMLTVEVNRLGSDAAYKNPNVSSYKLGNLIGNSPRATELVEFIQRITPPLFNRITMWWQSDVAEATLGLPSILITGDTGSGKEFLFNNLYSRLNDFYRDKINPRGELPVKKTNIAAYSGELTYSELFGHKRGAFTGAHADRKGILEEAHGGLVFLDEIGDADPKTQVQLLRFLDNGGFVRLGENLTRYARVLLVAATNKNLDRLIEEGVFREDLYHRLSELTMEVPSLNERREDIPDLAIHFLGKLHKVYKRPEESEEDAPTLSRGAQELLASHYYTGNIRELRSILVRALFFRNGRVISEQDMKRVLGSFGRNGDEPASEKLTGQVAREMLDSILGGETDFWDGVHAPFTEKRISRDVVAAVIDLARARGASTMPQAAEMLRACSDPNGDPDQRRQFYKFKNFLYKTIRI, encoded by the coding sequence ATGGATCCTTTCATCAACGCCCAGCTTTCCCTTCTTTCTGCCAAGATCAACGGCTACGGCAAGGAGAGTCTCGACGATATTCTGCATGTGCTGGCCAAGGCCGTCCACCTGGTCACCGGCCGCAACATGTGCCGGGTTTATCTGGAGGACCTCACCAGCGGCAGCCTGGCCTGCGCCATGGCCACCGGCCGCCAGGCGGCGGCGATCCGCGAGCAGAGCTTTCCCATCAACAACGTCGATTATCCCGTGTCGCTGGTCTATCACACCCATGAGGAACAGCAGTTCGGCAATATGTCCGAACTCGAAAATCCGTTAGTGCGGCACATCGCGGCGCAGTTTCATACCCTTTCGAGCTACCAACTGCCTCTGATTCATCGCGGGCGCGCGGTGGGGGTCCTGTGTGTGGACAGCAGCCGTCCCGAGCAACTGGTCGATCCTGCCCAGTGCCGCCAATTGCGCAGTTTCGTTGACGGCATCGCACCGGCTGTCGACCAGGCCCGGCTCTATCATCAGCAAATGGTGCTGGCCCGGCGGGTGGACGAGGGCAAGAAGAAGGAAGCAGCCTACTACATGGTCCAGTCGGCGGTGAAGCTGATCGACAAGCTGGCCCTGGCAGCTGTGCTGGTGCCCTGTCCTCTGGGAACCGAGAATGGCGAGGAGGGGTTGCAGATCCTGGCCTCCTACTCGAATGTGCTGGAAGACAAGCAGGCCTACGAGAACCAGAAGCTGATTAACCTGGGCCCCGGCCAGTCGCTTTTGTCGCGCTACATCAACAGCGCCGGGGTGATCATCGACGAGACATTGCTCGATCCCCTCTATTTCCCCACCCTGTCGTCGGAATTCCTGCAGAAGCGCTATCTGACCGAGCAACTTGGATTGAAGTCACTCTATGTGGTGCCCCGCTACGACCCCCGCACCCGCCGGGTCATCTGCCTGGTCAATTACTACACCCGGGGAACCCACAACTTCAGCGAATTTGAAAAGGGTCTGCTTGAGGCCCACGCGGAAATGGCCCAGCGGATTATCCAGGAGATCGGCGACGAGCACATGGAAATCCAGGTGCTCTCCGAAATCAACGATCTGCTGCAGGAAAAGTTCGAGAGTCTGCCGACCTTCCTCAACAGCGTGCTGTCCAAGGCCACGGAGCTGATCGGGGCCGATACCGGCAGCATTGCCCTGGTGCGCCGCAAGCCGACGGAAAGCTGGCTGGTGGTGGAAGAGCCGGACGGCAAACTGGTGGGCGCAAAGAGCAAGCAGCGGCTGAAGAAACACATACCTCCCCTGCAGGTGGGGGGGAGGGACCTGCCACCCGAAAAGCGCAGTCTGACCGGGTTCGTGGCCTATAGCGGGCGTCCCTACGTGGTGGCGGATACGATCGAGGAAAAGCGTTCGGGAGGGTTCTATCGGGAAATCACCAACATCATCCGCAGCGAAATCGGGGTGCCGGTGATCTGCGACGATCAGGTGATCGCGGTCATCTGCCTCGACAGCCTTCGTCCCCACTTTTTCACCGACGAGCACAAGCGGATCCTGCAGATCATCAGCCGCATGATCGCCCGCCACATTGCCGACATGCAGCAGATCGAGATGCTGACTGTCGAGGTCAACCGGCTCGGCAGCGATGCAGCCTACAAAAATCCCAACGTCTCGAGCTACAAGCTGGGCAACCTGATCGGCAATTCTCCCCGGGCAACCGAGCTGGTTGAATTCATCCAGCGCATCACCCCACCGCTGTTCAATCGCATCACCATGTGGTGGCAGAGCGACGTGGCCGAGGCGACCCTCGGCCTGCCCTCGATCCTCATCACCGGCGACACCGGCAGCGGCAAGGAGTTCCTGTTCAACAACCTTTACTCCCGTCTCAACGATTTCTATCGGGACAAGATCAATCCGAGAGGGGAACTGCCGGTTAAAAAGACCAACATCGCCGCCTACAGCGGAGAGTTGACCTACTCGGAGCTGTTCGGCCACAAGCGGGGAGCCTTTACCGGTGCCCACGCTGATCGCAAAGGTATTCTCGAGGAGGCCCACGGCGGACTGGTGTTTCTCGACGAGATCGGTGATGCCGATCCGAAGACCCAGGTGCAGTTGCTGCGGTTTCTCGACAATGGCGGATTCGTGCGGCTCGGGGAGAATCTGACCCGGTATGCCCGGGTGCTGCTGGTGGCCGCCACCAACAAGAATTTGGACCGCCTGATCGAAGAGGGGGTGTTCCGCGAGGACCTCTACCACCGCCTCTCGGAATTGACCATGGAGGTGCCGTCCCTGAATGAGCGCCGGGAGGATATTCCCGACCTCGCCATCCATTTTTTGGGCAAGCTGCACAAGGTGTACAAACGTCCGGAAGAAAGCGAGGAGGACGCGCCGACCCTCTCCCGAGGTGCCCAGGAGCTGCTGGCCTCTCATTACTACACAGGCAATATAAGGGAACTGCGCAGTATTCTGGTGCGGGCTTTGTTCTTCCGTAATGGCCGGGTCATTTCGGAGCAGGACATGAAAAGGGTGCTCGGCTCCTTCGGCCGGAACGGGGACGAGCCGGCCAGCGAAAAACTGACCGGCCAGGTGGCGCGGGAGATGCTCGATTCCATCCTCGGTGGGGAAACCGATTTTTGGGACGGAGTCCACGCCCCCTTTACCGAAAAGCGCATCTCCCGCGACGTGGTCGCAGCGGTGATCGACCTGGCCCGCGCCCGGGGAGCCTCCACCATGCCGCAAGCAGCAGAGATGCTGCGCGCCTGCAGCGATCCCAACGGAGATCCCGATCAGCGGCGGCAATTCTACAAGTTCAAGAATTTCCTCTACAAAACCATAAGGATCTGA
- the rfbC gene encoding dTDP-4-dehydrorhamnose 3,5-epimerase: protein MKVIQAAIPAVYIIEPKVFGDDRGYFFESFNQRQWEEATGVQASFVQDNHSRSTRGVLRGLHYQIKQAQGKLVRCVLGEVFDVAVDIRKSSPTFGQWTGVILSAENKRQLWIPEGFAHGFLVLSDVAEFFYKATDYYAPEHERCIIWNDPDIGIKWPLGNEPKLSSKDARGLFLKSSEVFF from the coding sequence ACATCATCGAGCCCAAGGTTTTTGGTGATGACAGGGGCTATTTTTTCGAGAGCTTTAACCAGCGGCAGTGGGAGGAAGCTACCGGTGTGCAAGCTTCTTTTGTTCAGGATAACCACTCACGCTCAACAAGGGGGGTATTGCGCGGACTGCACTACCAGATAAAACAGGCTCAGGGAAAACTGGTTCGCTGTGTCTTGGGAGAGGTGTTTGATGTTGCGGTCGATATCCGAAAATCCAGCCCGACCTTCGGGCAGTGGACAGGGGTTATCTTGTCCGCAGAAAACAAGCGGCAGTTGTGGATTCCGGAGGGCTTTGCCCATGGATTCCTCGTTCTCTCGGATGTCGCAGAGTTTTTCTATAAAGCAACAGATTACTATGCCCCGGAGCATGAGCGTTGCATTATCTGGAATGATCCTGATATCGGAATCAAATGGCCGTTAGGCAATGAACCCAAGCTTTCCAGCAAGGATGCACGGGGTTTATTTTTAAAATCATCGGAAGTATTTTTTTAA
- a CDS encoding DNA-3-methyladenine glycosylase I, with protein sequence MKTRCSWCGSDPLYVAYHDIEWGVPLHDDQRLFEMLILDGAQAGLSWLTLLRKRENYRKAFHDFDCERMAAYNREDVERLLADPGIVRNRLKIESAIRNARSVLDIKEKYGSFDSFLWRYVDGTPRQNAWTSIKEIPARTEQSDTMSRDLKRLGFNFVGSTICYAFMQAVGMVNDHTTDCFRYREIREAAGQKINHPE encoded by the coding sequence ATGAAAACCAGATGCTCATGGTGCGGGAGCGATCCCCTTTACGTGGCCTACCATGATATCGAGTGGGGGGTTCCCCTGCACGACGACCAACGGCTTTTCGAGATGCTCATCCTGGACGGCGCGCAGGCAGGCTTGAGCTGGCTGACGCTCCTCAGGAAACGGGAGAATTACCGCAAGGCCTTTCACGACTTCGATTGTGAAAGAATGGCCGCCTACAACCGTGAGGACGTCGAACGCCTGCTCGCCGATCCCGGCATTGTCCGCAACCGCCTCAAGATTGAATCAGCCATCCGCAATGCCCGATCCGTGCTGGATATCAAAGAGAAGTACGGGAGTTTCGATTCCTTTCTCTGGCGCTACGTGGACGGCACTCCCCGCCAGAACGCCTGGACCTCGATCAAGGAAATCCCTGCCCGGACCGAGCAGTCGGACACCATGAGCCGGGACCTGAAACGCCTTGGCTTCAATTTCGTGGGATCGACAATCTGCTATGCCTTCATGCAAGCGGTCGGCATGGTGAACGATCACACCACCGACTGTTTTCGCTACCGGGAAATCAGGGAAGCGGCAGGGCAGAAAATTAACCACCCAGAGTAA
- a CDS encoding gamma-glutamylcyclotransferase family protein gives MTAAPEHLFVYGTLRPSLRHPALRLLAEGAELLESGRMQGSLFEIAGYPGAVPSDDPADQVLGEVYRLTDPIAVLSRLDEYEEAADRFPAPREYRRERVEVTLANGETVMAWVYVYNRPTDGLIRIVGGDYLKFGEE, from the coding sequence ATGACGGCAGCCCCCGAGCATCTCTTCGTCTACGGCACCCTGCGCCCGTCCCTCCGCCATCCGGCCCTGCGGCTTTTGGCGGAAGGGGCGGAGCTGCTGGAATCCGGGCGGATGCAGGGGAGCCTTTTCGAAATTGCCGGATACCCGGGAGCCGTGCCATCGGATGACCCCGCGGACCAGGTGCTGGGCGAGGTCTACCGACTGACCGATCCCATCGCGGTCCTGTCCCGTCTGGATGAATACGAAGAGGCCGCCGACCGCTTTCCCGCTCCTCGCGAATATCGTCGCGAGCGGGTGGAAGTAACGCTGGCGAACGGGGAAACGGTCATGGCCTGGGTGTATGTCTACAACCGGCCGACGGACGGACTGATACGGATTGTTGGGGGGGATTATCTGAAATTCGGTGAGGAGTGA
- a CDS encoding formylmethanofuran dehydrogenase subunit E family protein, with translation MDWSDMPTITIRLPGKVDAGWKERCTGDQTSYKCSMDRFLTLTVADMEKYYGEVGPGLAFGYRACQIAFSRLYPGEIPTRGDLFVVGSHSACPADPVTFITGVRYGKDARNIFNGDLVFDEKLERFSFIFVSQASGKAVKLTCRYPLPQDFLDLMIKKNQDPSLVETFWTYAHCLSRYIFTAPETEIFEVTPLDNFDWKQYLPEPAA, from the coding sequence GTGGACTGGTCCGATATGCCCACCATCACTATTCGTCTACCTGGAAAAGTGGATGCCGGGTGGAAGGAAAGATGCACCGGAGACCAGACGAGCTACAAGTGCAGCATGGACCGTTTTTTGACGCTGACCGTCGCAGATATGGAAAAATATTATGGCGAGGTCGGTCCGGGATTGGCCTTCGGTTATCGGGCCTGCCAGATCGCCTTTTCCAGGTTGTATCCGGGGGAAATTCCAACCCGCGGAGATCTGTTCGTAGTAGGCAGCCATTCAGCCTGCCCGGCCGATCCGGTGACCTTCATCACGGGAGTGCGTTACGGAAAGGATGCCCGCAACATTTTCAACGGAGACCTGGTTTTCGATGAGAAGCTGGAAAGATTTTCCTTCATATTTGTCAGTCAGGCCAGCGGCAAGGCGGTCAAGCTTACCTGCAGGTATCCTTTGCCTCAGGATTTTCTGGATCTGATGATTAAAAAAAACCAGGATCCCTCTTTGGTTGAAACCTTCTGGACCTATGCCCACTGTCTCAGCCGCTATATTTTTACGGCCCCGGAAACGGAAATTTTCGAAGTGACTCCTCTGGACAACTTCGACTGGAAACAATACCTTCCGGAGCCTGCCGCTTAG
- a CDS encoding epoxyqueuosine reductase QueH: MSNSSSGKTAPPLMPPGGARSVLLHSCCAPCSGGIMERLVEAGLALTVFFCNPNIHPKTEYLKRKEENQAFAEKLGVPFIDADYRLAPWFSRVFGLEQEPERGLRCTACFTFRLNQIAREAARLCIPVIATTLGISRWKDLDQVNASGRKAVEQVAGVDYWEINWRKAGGIERMIEVSRREGFYHQEYCGCLYSLAATNRMREEKGRELIQSVKREV, translated from the coding sequence ATGAGTAACAGTTCCTCCGGGAAAACAGCTCCGCCACTGATGCCACCCGGCGGCGCCCGATCCGTTTTACTTCATTCCTGCTGCGCCCCCTGCTCGGGCGGGATCATGGAAAGACTGGTCGAAGCCGGACTGGCGTTGACGGTTTTTTTCTGCAACCCCAACATTCATCCGAAGACGGAATATCTCAAACGGAAGGAAGAGAACCAGGCTTTCGCCGAGAAGCTGGGGGTGCCCTTCATCGACGCCGATTACAGGCTGGCGCCCTGGTTCTCACGCGTTTTCGGTCTCGAGCAGGAGCCCGAGAGGGGGCTGCGCTGCACGGCCTGTTTCACCTTTCGCCTGAATCAGATAGCCAGGGAGGCGGCAAGACTCTGCATCCCCGTGATCGCCACCACCCTCGGCATCTCCCGATGGAAGGATCTGGACCAGGTCAACGCCTCCGGCCGGAAAGCCGTGGAGCAGGTGGCTGGGGTCGATTACTGGGAGATCAACTGGCGTAAGGCTGGAGGAATCGAGCGGATGATTGAGGTGTCGCGACGGGAAGGCTTCTATCATCAGGAGTACTGCGGCTGCCTCTACAGCCTGGCGGCGACGAACCGTATGCGCGAGGAAAAGGGGCGGGAGTTGATTCAGTCTGTAAAGCGTGAGGTGTGA